A portion of the Bacillus sp. es.034 genome contains these proteins:
- a CDS encoding VOC family protein — MIKYECLHHVSLSVTDIEKAKAFYGNVLCLKEIPRPDFDFPGAWYDIEGQQLHLIADLSSQTLRENKHLSSREGHFALRVENYHDTLRWLKENGIEVLEKPHSKSGFAQIFCADPDGNLIELNVDQREL, encoded by the coding sequence TTGATTAAGTATGAATGTCTTCATCATGTGAGTTTGAGTGTGACGGATATTGAGAAGGCGAAAGCCTTTTATGGGAACGTCCTGTGTTTAAAGGAAATCCCGCGTCCGGATTTTGATTTTCCCGGGGCCTGGTATGATATTGAGGGCCAGCAGCTTCATCTGATTGCGGATTTGTCTTCCCAAACACTCCGGGAGAACAAACATCTTTCCAGCCGGGAAGGGCATTTTGCCCTCAGAGTGGAGAACTACCATGATACGCTCCGATGGTTAAAGGAAAATGGCATAGAGGTCCTCGAGAAGCCCCATTCCAAAAGCGGCTTTGCCCAGATTTTCTGTGCAGATCCGGATGGGAATCTGATCGAATTGAATGTGGATCAAAGAGAGTTGTAA
- a CDS encoding HAMP domain-containing sensor histidine kinase, protein MNHFELLTGLLLNLLAILIIILLISFHYLSRNKVHKLHIKPLSIYLASSLLLLLSLALSVRLEDGFVYDLRFIPFLLGGIYGGNRVLPWLALTMIAIRAPMMGPGLWVTVVMAVLFTLLILYMRPKWEGKAWITRVYWYTLFAFGYSVLSLWIPSLIFHFTYDNSFMIYSAVLTGSTFFVFYLCEIIRTIYILQLEAIKYEKMQVVSHLAASMSHEVRNPLTTVKGFLQLINEDPTNVSTNRELSKVAVREIDRATEVINQYLNFARPHPELEVEVDIRDEMNRSKEIIMPLAVKKGIILKVNILHHHAIKGDPNKLQQILINIMKNGLEAMEVGGTLRVFSYQENDKVFIVINDTGIGMTKEQLMRLGEPYFSMKGKNGTGLGMMTAYQLTEGMKGTINVLSKPGKGTSVILSFPIYKEEEEGTLAKPAHTTKVRPSLR, encoded by the coding sequence ATGAATCACTTTGAACTATTGACCGGTCTACTTCTTAACCTTCTTGCCATATTGATCATCATTTTACTGATAAGCTTTCATTATCTTTCCCGAAATAAAGTACATAAGCTTCACATCAAACCGCTGTCGATCTATTTGGCCAGTTCGCTTCTTCTGTTACTCAGCCTTGCGTTAAGTGTCCGTTTGGAAGATGGATTTGTATATGATCTGCGGTTCATTCCTTTTCTGCTTGGGGGAATCTATGGCGGGAATCGGGTCCTGCCCTGGCTTGCTCTTACGATGATCGCTATCCGTGCCCCGATGATGGGACCTGGACTATGGGTGACCGTGGTCATGGCGGTTCTCTTTACGCTGTTGATTCTGTATATGCGTCCGAAGTGGGAGGGGAAAGCCTGGATAACGAGGGTGTACTGGTATACGCTATTTGCGTTCGGGTACTCGGTTCTTTCGTTATGGATCCCGTCCTTGATCTTTCACTTCACTTATGACAATTCGTTCATGATCTATTCGGCTGTCCTGACCGGGTCGACGTTCTTCGTCTTTTATCTGTGTGAAATCATCCGGACCATCTATATCCTTCAGCTGGAAGCGATCAAATACGAGAAGATGCAGGTGGTCAGTCACCTGGCGGCCAGCATGAGTCATGAAGTACGGAATCCACTTACCACGGTGAAGGGGTTCCTTCAGCTGATCAATGAAGATCCAACCAATGTCAGTACGAATCGTGAGCTATCGAAGGTCGCTGTCAGGGAGATCGACCGGGCGACAGAGGTGATCAATCAATACTTGAACTTTGCCCGGCCTCACCCTGAGCTTGAGGTAGAGGTGGATATCCGGGATGAGATGAACCGGTCCAAGGAAATCATCATGCCCCTGGCTGTGAAAAAAGGCATCATCCTGAAGGTGAATATTTTACATCATCACGCCATCAAGGGAGATCCCAACAAGCTCCAACAGATTCTCATCAATATCATGAAAAATGGTCTGGAGGCAATGGAAGTTGGGGGGACGCTCCGGGTCTTCAGCTACCAGGAAAACGATAAGGTGTTCATCGTCATCAACGATACGGGAATCGGCATGACGAAAGAACAACTCATGCGCCTCGGCGAACCATACTTCTCCATGAAAGGCAAAAACGGGACAGGCCTCGGCATGATGACCGCCTACCAACTCACAGAAGGTATGAAAGGCACCATCAATGTCCTAAGCAAACCCGGCAAAGGGACCTCCGTCATCCTCTCCTTCCCCATCTACAAAGAAGAGGAAGAAGGAACCCTGGCTAAGCCGGCCCACACAACAAAGGTCCGTCCCTCATTGCGGTAG